ACAAAGAATTAAACGTGCGGATTGTTTTTTCCCCTTCCAAAAGAAAACCCTCTCGAAGGTTCAAAGAGAGAATTTCCCGCATGTAAACTTGATTTTTTCCTCTTACAATTGTACTATTTCCTTTTAGAAATTAAAAATTTCAAAAGGAGACTTAATGAAAACGTTTTTAGTTTCCGGTGCAGGTTCCGGAATAGGCCGTGCAATCGCCAACAAATTAGCGAGCGGGGATCAGAAAGTGATTTTGCTGGGCCGCACAGATGCAAAGCTGAAACAGACAAAAGACGAATTGCAAAATCCGGATCGTCATCAAATCATCAGTGCTGATGTGCGCGACAAAAATGCCATTGGCAACGGTTTAAAAGCTGCCGGGTTAGCCCATCTTGATGGCGTTGTGGCAAATGCCGGTGTCGGCGGCGAAAATATTTATGGCCCCAAAGATCGCTGGGACGAAATTATTTCGATCAATCTAGCCGGAACGTATCTGCTGCTGAATGAATGTCTTCCTTATTTAAAGAAGCAGCCGGAGCGTTTCAAACATATCATTATTATATCTTCCATTTTAGCGCGCCTGGGGATTCCAAATTACTCAGCTTACTGTGCTTCCAAGGCGGGGCTGCTGGGCTTGATGCGCTCCTGGGCGGCGCAATACGCCCGGGACAAAATATTGGTCAACGCCATTTGCCCCGGCTGGGTAGAGACAGACATGGCCAGGCAGGGGATTCAGGCTTATGCCGATGCCGTAAATAAATCTTATGACCAGGCGTTTCAAGAACAAATGTCGATGGTTCCCCTGCAGAAAATGAGTCAACCGGAGGAGGTGGCAAATCTGGTCTGTTTTCTGCTTAGTGAGGAACAGACTTCGTTTACCGGACAAACATTTGATATTAATAACGGCGCTTTAATGCCCTGTTGAACGAGATTTAGCTTGTTTTGACGGTCAAATTTGCTTATTCTTTAAAGCATTTCTTAATGGGCCTTCTGGTTACCAAGGCAAACAGGGCTGTCGTTCTGAGCGCGAGTTGTCAAAGCACTACGATTCTACAACGAATCAGCGAGCGCGAAGAATCTTAGCCTGGGAGTGGGAGATTCTTCGCACATCTACTAAGTTGCAGAGTATAAAAACATAGCGGTTTGTGCTCAGAATAATGCGTAATTAATTACCCATTAATCAAAATCTTAAAGAAGTATGGAAATAATTGGCATTTACAAGCAATAAAAAAATAGGAGTAATAAATGAGCTTTGTGAATTTTAATGACTTACCCGATACGGCGCGAGTCTGGATTTTTGGTGCTGAAAATCCTCTGGACAGCAGCCAGGTGCAAAAGCTGACCGAAAATATGGGACTTTTCCTTGAGCAGTGGACAGCACACAAGAGCGAGCTGAACCCGAGCTGG
This candidate division KSB1 bacterium DNA region includes the following protein-coding sequences:
- a CDS encoding SDR family oxidoreductase — its product is MKTFLVSGAGSGIGRAIANKLASGDQKVILLGRTDAKLKQTKDELQNPDRHQIISADVRDKNAIGNGLKAAGLAHLDGVVANAGVGGENIYGPKDRWDEIISINLAGTYLLLNECLPYLKKQPERFKHIIIISSILARLGIPNYSAYCASKAGLLGLMRSWAAQYARDKILVNAICPGWVETDMARQGIQAYADAVNKSYDQAFQEQMSMVPLQKMSQPEEVANLVCFLLSEEQTSFTGQTFDINNGALMPC